The segment ACCCTCAAGCAAGGCGACAAGCTCCTAGGCTCGATGGGTTTTCCAGAGGCGGACCAGCCGCTCTACGAAGCAATCTACCACGCAGCAATTCAAGCCGCCTTCGACGATCCCCGTTTCGACGGCGTAACGCCAGAAGAGCTCCAAAACGCAACGATTGAGATAATACTCCTCAAAAACCCCCATCAAATAACCGGGTCGAGCGTTGAAGACTACGCAAGGCAAATCAACCCGAAAGAGCATGCCGTTCTCGTCAAGAAACAATACCACTCAGGCATCCGCCTCGCCCACCCTCACAGTTCCGAAAACCCTCGCGACTTTCTCGTCAGCGCGTGCAAGAGAGCGGGAATCAAACCAGAAGACATCCTCGCAGAAGACTGCCACGTCTTCGTCGCCAAAACAGAAATATTCTCAGACGAAGACGTTCAACGAACACAATAAACAAAAAGCCCAGTTGTTGAAAAAACCGTTCAATCACCTCGCGGTTGCGGGCACGCTTCTGCCAGGCAGCATCTGCCACACTCACCGCCCAAACCGCCGCTCACGAGACTTGAAATCATCAATGCACGCAACCAAATCCTGCTTTTCAAACTCCGGCCAGCACTTCTCCAAAAAAAACCACTCAGCATAATTTGCCTGCCAAATCAAGAAGTTGGACGTCCTACACTCCCCGCCAGTACGAATGATAAGGTCTGGCTCCGAAGCGAAGTAGAGATTCTGTGAAACCGTGTTTTCGTCAATGTCTTCCACTGACAACCGGCCCTCGCGCACCTCTAGAGCAATACGCTTTACCGCATCAACTACTTCTTCGCGCCCGCCATATGCTACGGCTATGTTAAGCCGCCGCCGCTCATTCTTTTCAGTCATCGCCATAAGCCTGCTCATGCCTTCTTGAACCCGCTGAGGTAGGAGGTGCAACCTTCCAACGAAACGAATACGAAGCCCCTGCTCTGAAAGCTCCTTTTCTTTTTCTAATAATTCATTACAAGTCTTCTGAAACAAGTCCATCAAGTAGTCAAACTCGTTTTTTGGGCGATGAAAATTTTGCATTGAGAATGCATAAAGAGTCACCTCTTCAATTCCCAACTCGTCACACCATTTCAAGAACTGCTTTACTTTCTCAGCACCCCAACGGTGACCCTCCCAGGGACGCTTCATCAAGCGCTTGGCAAACCTGCGGTTCCCGTCAAGAATGACGCCAATATGCCTTGGAGCTGCACTCGCTTTTTCTTTCTGCATACCTCTGCTGCACCTGTCTTTCTTGAAAGCCGCTCTTCAGCGCGCCACTATGTCTTCTGCACGCATAACCACCGCGCTCACAACGCTTGCTCTTCCAATTTCCTTCCCAAGAAAAAGACGAGGCATATAAAAAGTTTTTTTTTCAAGGACGGGCAAGGATGCAGGAAGGCTACGAACACCTTGCTGGGCGGGGCTGACCCTGGAAGAACAGGCCACAACGGCGCTTTCCAGAGCGCTGGTACGCCTTTAGTAGTGTGTGCTACATTGACGCAGCGCAGTCACTGCACACGAACGAACCCCGCACCTCCTTGAGTTCGTCACAGGCATTTCCACAAATCTCGCAAAGGCCGTGCATTGCACTTGTACGCTGCATGCCAGGGCGTTGCAAGTCTGCTTTCTCAGCAAAAATCTCAAAGAGCTCAGGCTCTACAGCAAGCACATCTTGCAGCGTCAAATACCCAACCATCTTGCCTTCATCCATC is part of the Candidatus Woesearchaeota archaeon genome and harbors:
- the uppS gene encoding di-trans,poly-cis-decaprenylcistransferase encodes the protein MQKEKASAAPRHIGVILDGNRRFAKRLMKRPWEGHRWGAEKVKQFLKWCDELGIEEVTLYAFSMQNFHRPKNEFDYLMDLFQKTCNELLEKEKELSEQGLRIRFVGRLHLLPQRVQEGMSRLMAMTEKNERRRLNIAVAYGGREEVVDAVKRIALEVREGRLSVEDIDENTVSQNLYFASEPDLIIRTGGECRTSNFLIWQANYAEWFFLEKCWPEFEKQDLVACIDDFKSRERRFGR
- the amrA gene encoding AmmeMemoRadiSam system protein A, translating into MTPEEQQHLLEFARKAIESKFQKKDLSFADVQQFNEPLGCFVTLKQGDKLLGSMGFPEADQPLYEAIYHAAIQAAFDDPRFDGVTPEELQNATIEIILLKNPHQITGSSVEDYARQINPKEHAVLVKKQYHSGIRLAHPHSSENPRDFLVSACKRAGIKPEDILAEDCHVFVAKTEIFSDEDVQRTQ